Genomic DNA from Pseudomonas fluorescens:
AGGCCGAAGATGAACATGTGCTCACCGCCGACGCGCTCATGCATCTCCACGTTGGCGCCGTCCATGGTACCGATGGTCAGTGCGCCGTTGAGGCCGAACTTCATGTTGCTGGTGCCCGACGCTTCGAAACCGGCCGTGGAGATCTGCTCCGACAGGTCCGCCGCCGGAATGATGCTTTCGGCCAGGCTGACGTTGTAGTTGGGCAGGAACACCACTTTGAGCAAGCCGCGCACGGTCGGGTCGTTGTTGACCACCCGGGCGATGTCGTTGGTCAGCTTGATGATCAGCTTGGCCTGGTGGTAACTGGCAGCGGCCTTGCCGGCGAAGATCTTCACCCGCGGCACCCAGTCCACCTCCGGCTCGGCGCGAATCGCCTGGTACAGCGCCACAGTGTGCATCAAGTTGAGCAACTGGCGCTTGTACTCGTGGATCCGCTTGACCTGCACGTCGAACATCGCCGCCGGGTTCACAGCGATGCCCAGGCGCTCGTGGATCAGATAAGCCAGGGCCTTCTTGCTGTGCAGGCGCTGCTCGGCGAACAGCTTGCGAAACGCTGGCTTGTCGGCAAACGGCTCCAGTTCGATCAGGCGTTCCTCGGGATTGTCGAGCACGCTCGGGCCGAGGGCATCGACCATCATCGAGGTCAATTCGGCGTTGGCCTGGAACAGCCAGCGGCGGAAGGTGATGCCGTTGGTCTTGTTGTTGATCCGCTCCGGATAGAGTTTGTGCAGCTCGGAAAACACCGTGCTGCGCATCAACTGGGTATGCAACCCGGACACGCCGTTGACGCTGTGGGAACCGAGGAACGCCAGGTTGCCCATGCGCACCCGGCGGCCATTGTCCTCTTCGATCAGCGAAACCGAACGCAGCACATCGAAATCGTGCACGCCCTTGGCCCGCAGTGAATCGATGTGCTGGGCGTTGATCAGGTAGATGATCTGCATGTGCCGGGGCAACATGCGCTCCATCAGCCCCACCGGCCAGGTTTCCAGGGCTTCGGGCAGCAACGTGTGGTTGGTGTAGGACAGCGTGTCCTGGGTGATCTGCCAGGCCGCATCCCACGCCACGTCGTAGACGTCCACCAGTTGCCGCATCAGTTCGGCCACGGCAATGGATGGGTGAGTGTCGTTGAGCTGGATCGCCGCGTGATCGCCCAGGGTCAGCACCGAGGTGTGCATGTTGCGATGGCGACGCAGCAGGTCCTGCAGCGAGGCGGCCACAAAGAAGTATTCCTGGCGCAGACGCAGTTCCTGGCCAGCCTCGGTGCTGTCGGCCGGGTACAGCACGCGGGAAATACTTTCGGCCCGGGCCACTTCGGCTACCGCGCCCAAGTGGTCGCCGGCGTTGAAGCGTTCCAGGTGCAAGTCTTCCACAGCGCGGGCGCGCCACAGGCGCAGGGTATTGACGCTGGCACCGCGCCAGCCCACCACCGGCGTGTCGTAGGCAATGGCCCGCACGGTTTCGGCCGGGGACCAGACTTGCCGGGTCTTGCCGGCCTCATCGGTCACGGTTTCGACGCTGCCGCCAAAACCGATCGGGTAGACCACCTCCGGGCGCTCGAACTCCCAAGGGTTGCCGAAATCCAGCCAATGCTCGGTCTGCTCCTGCTGCCAGCCGTCAACGATGGCCTGACGGAACAGGCCGTGCTCATAACGGATGCCGTAGCCATGGCCGGCAATACCCAGGGTCGACATGCTTTCCATGAAGCACGCCGCCAGGCGGCCAAGGCCACCGTTGCCCAATGCTGCATCCGGCTCGAGCAGACGAATGCGCTCCAGGTCCACACCCAGCTCGGTCAGCGCCTCGCGCGCCGTGTCCAGCAGGCCGAGGTTGCTCAGGCTGTCGTAGAGCAAGCGACCGATGAGGAATTCCAGGGAGAGGTAATAGACGCGCTTCTGGCCCTTGCGGTAGATCTGTCGCGTGTGGTCCATCCAGTGATCGACCATGTGGTCGCGGGCGGCGAGGGCGATGGCTTCGAACCAATCGTGATCAAACGCATGATCCGGGTCCTTGCCGACGGCATAAGTGAGTTTGGTCAACACGGCGTCGCGAAATGCGGCAACTTCAGCTTCGCGAACAAGTGGTTCTTGAGTCATTGATAAGACCTCGAACGAGCATGGAATTGTCTGAGCCTAGACGGTCTGACAGACGGTACAGGCTCTTGGTTCGGTGGATTTCCCCGAGTGTCGGAGAATCGCCGCCATGGAATTGCCGGATGGTCGAATGAATGCAGGGGCCGTGCCGATCCGGGCGGGTTTGGCCGGGATGAAAAAAAACTGGCGGATGGTCGTTCAAAATTTCACCAGTCCCGGTATGATCGCGCGCCC
This window encodes:
- a CDS encoding glycogen/starch/alpha-glucan phosphorylase, coding for MTQEPLVREAEVAAFRDAVLTKLTYAVGKDPDHAFDHDWFEAIALAARDHMVDHWMDHTRQIYRKGQKRVYYLSLEFLIGRLLYDSLSNLGLLDTAREALTELGVDLERIRLLEPDAALGNGGLGRLAACFMESMSTLGIAGHGYGIRYEHGLFRQAIVDGWQQEQTEHWLDFGNPWEFERPEVVYPIGFGGSVETVTDEAGKTRQVWSPAETVRAIAYDTPVVGWRGASVNTLRLWRARAVEDLHLERFNAGDHLGAVAEVARAESISRVLYPADSTEAGQELRLRQEYFFVAASLQDLLRRHRNMHTSVLTLGDHAAIQLNDTHPSIAVAELMRQLVDVYDVAWDAAWQITQDTLSYTNHTLLPEALETWPVGLMERMLPRHMQIIYLINAQHIDSLRAKGVHDFDVLRSVSLIEEDNGRRVRMGNLAFLGSHSVNGVSGLHTQLMRSTVFSELHKLYPERINNKTNGITFRRWLFQANAELTSMMVDALGPSVLDNPEERLIELEPFADKPAFRKLFAEQRLHSKKALAYLIHERLGIAVNPAAMFDVQVKRIHEYKRQLLNLMHTVALYQAIRAEPEVDWVPRVKIFAGKAAASYHQAKLIIKLTNDIARVVNNDPTVRGLLKVVFLPNYNVSLAESIIPAADLSEQISTAGFEASGTSNMKFGLNGALTIGTMDGANVEMHERVGGEHMFIFGLTAEQVEARKQNGEFSAAPDIAASHRLNDVLQAIRGGVFSPDDPMRYAGLVDSLIDYDRFLVCADFDSYWNAQAKVEERWHDSKQWWRSAVLNTARMGWFSSDRTIREYATDIWKALE